The proteins below come from a single Ovis aries strain OAR_USU_Benz2616 breed Rambouillet chromosome 18, ARS-UI_Ramb_v3.0, whole genome shotgun sequence genomic window:
- the GPR132 gene encoding probable G-protein coupled receptor 132, which produces MPGNTTLETSPALGTLSMGVSPHTCNVPFNNSRVFLVTVYSSVCVLGLPANCLTAWLTLLQARQGHVLAVYLFCLALCELLYISTLPLWVIYIQHGHRWPLSPWACKAAAYVFFCNLYVSILFLCCVSCDRFLAVVYALEMRGRRHQRTAILVSAAVFLLVGLVHSPVFKMEHSDTCFETLPMDRRVAGYYYARFTAGFAIPLSIIAVTNQRIFRTVQLSTSLSAAQKAKVRLLAIAVVAIFLVCFAPYHLVLLIKAAAFSYYKGAEDPVCAFEIRLYTASVVFLSLATVNSVADPIIYVLAAELTRQDMCRIHKGWKKWSTKMDNTKLTCSKDSEEARSPMSLTNSYAFPELGHPPGPSPGAPEGLAEGAC; this is translated from the exons ATGCCAG GAAACACCACGCTGGAGACCAGCCCTGCACTGGGGACCCTGTCGATGGGCGTGTCTCCCCACACATGCAACGTGCCCTTCAACAACAGCAGGGTGTTCCTGGTGACCGTGTATAGCAGTGTGTGCGTGCTGGGCCTGCCGGCCAACTGCCTGACGGCGTGGCTCACGCTGCTGCAGGCGCGCCAGGGCCACGTGCTGGCCGTCTACCTCTTCTGCCTGGCGCTCTGCGAGCTGCTCTACATCAGCACCCTGCCGCTCTGGGTCATCTACATCCAGCACGGGCACCGCTGGCCGCTCAGCCCCTGGGCCTGCAAGGCGGCCGCCTACGTCTTCTTCTGCAACCTCTACGTCAGCATCCTCTTCCTGTGCTGCGTCTCCTGCGACCGCTTCCTGGCGGTGGTGTACGCGCTGGAGATGCGTGGCCGCCGCCACCAGAGGACCGCCATCCTCGTCTCCGCGGCGGTCTTCCTCCTCGTCGGGCTCGTCCACTCCCCGGTGTTCAAGATGGAGCACAGCGACACCTGCTTCGAGACGCTGCCGATGGACCGCAGGGTGGCCGGGTACTACTACGCACGCTTCACGGCGGGCTTCGCCATCCCGCTGTCCATCATCGCCGTCACCAACCAGCGCATCTTCAGGACCGTCCAGCTGAGCACCAGCCTGAGCGCCGCCCAGAAGGCCAAGGTGAGGCTCCTGGCCATCGCGGTCGTGGCCATCTTCCTGGTCTGCTTCGCCCCCTATCACCTGGTGCTCCTGATCAAAGCCGCCGCCTTTTCCTACTACAAAGGGGCCGAAGACCCCGTGTGCGCCTTTGAAATCCGCCTGTACACAGCCTCCGTGGTGTTCCTGAGCCTGGCCACTGTGAACAGCGTGGCTGACCCCATCATCTACGTGCTGGCCGCGGAACTGACACGCCAGGACATGTGCAGGATCCACAAGGGGTGGAAAAAGTGGTCCACGAAGATGGACAACACCAAGCTCACGTGCTCGAAGGACTCAGAGGAGGCGCGCTCGCCCATGTCCCTCACAAACAGCTACGCCTTCCCAGAGCTCGGCCACCCCCCAGGGCCATCGCCAGGCGCCCCAGAGGGGCTGGCCGAAGGGGCCTGCTGA